A single region of the Ziziphus jujuba cultivar Dongzao chromosome 10, ASM3175591v1 genome encodes:
- the LOC107411134 gene encoding phototropin-1 isoform X1 produces the protein MENPNNSSSNQASLIPPLPKDPRGSLEVFNPSTYSTRPTNPAFRPQPTWQNWVDPHASPESDPKKLSTKSGRTEEITSWMALKDLAPSPPLSQSSPPLIQKTISAIIIEKSIFSDTEPSGETDVAAQRAAEWGLVLKTDNETGKPQVSVRTSGGEEPGNMNSKTGNSRRSSNNSVRSSAELSEDGGGKDRGNIPRVSEDVKDALSTFQQTFVVSDATKPDYPIMYASAGFFKMTGYTSKEVIGRNCRFLQGAGTDPEDVAKIREALQSGSSYCGRLLNYKKDGTQFWNLLTIAPIKDENGKILKFIGMQVEVSKHTEGLKDKMIRPNGLPESLIRYDARQKDIAASSVTELVQAVRKPRALSESTNRPFIRKSGGGREEEGLNAFGRRNSETIPSHRRNSHTGRRISMQRISELPEKKPKKTSRRSFMGLIRKSQTIDNESFDGGVLVDDDESEDDDNSDVDDKVRQKEMRKGIDLATTLERIEKNFVITDPRLPDNPIIFASDSFLELTEYSREEILGRNCRFLQGPETDPATVKKIRQAIDNQTEVTVQLINYTKSGKKFWNLFHLQPMRDQKGEVQYFIGVQLDGSQHVEPLSNCIPKDTAKESEILVKETAGNVNEAVKELPDANLKPEDLWANHSKVVYPKPHKKDSPSWKAIKKILDSGEQIGLKHFRPIKPLGSGDTGSVHLVELCGTGLYFAMKAMDKNVMLNRNKVHRACAEREILDMLDHPFLPALYASFQTGTHVCLITDYCPGGELFLLLDRQPAKVLKEGAVRFYAAEVIVALEYLHCQGIIYRDLKPENVLLQSNGHVSLTDFDLSCLTSCKPQLLIPTPNEKKKQQKAQQNPIFMAEPMRASNSFVGTEEYIAPEIIAGAGHTSAVDWWALGILLYEMFYGYTPFRGKTRQKTFANILHKDLKFPGSKEVSLQAKQLIYRLLHRDPKNRLGSREGANEVKRHPFFRGVNWALVRCMNPPKLDAPLFETTEDEKVAQVVDPEMQDLQTNIF, from the exons atggaaaatccgaACAATTCTTCTTCCAACCAAGCTTCCCTGATACCGCCATTACCGAAGGACCCTCGAGGCTCGCTCGAGGTCTTTAACCCTTCGACATACTCAACCAGACCAACCAATCCAGCTTTCCGACCACAACCCACATGGCAGAACTGGGTCGACCCGCATGCCAGCCCCGAATCCGACCCGAAAAAACTCTCCACGAAGTCAGGCCGAACAGAGGAGATAACCTCATGGATGGCTCTGAAGGACCTTGCGCCTTCACCCCCATTGTCTCAGTCATCTCCTCCGTTAATCCAGAAGACAATCTCAGCCATTATCATCGAGAAGTCAATCTTCTCCGACACCGAACCTTCTGGCGAAACAGACGTGGCGGCGCAGAGAGCTGCCGAGTGGGGTTTAGTGCTGAAAACCGACAACGAGACCGGAAAACCACAGGTCAGTGTCAGAACTTCCGGTGGGGAAGAACCGGGTAACATGAATAGTAAAACGGGCAATTCGAGACGGAGCTCCAATAACTCTGTTCGGAGCTCCGCGGAATTGTCCGAGGATGGAGGAGGGAAAGATAGAGGGAATATTCCGAGGGTTTCGGAGGATGTCAAAGATGCCCTTTCGACTTTCCAGCAGACATTCGTGGTTTCGGATGCTACCAAACCCGATTACCCGATTATGTATGCCAGTGCGGGGTTCTTCAAGATGACCGGTTATACCTCCAAAGAGGTCATCGGTCGGAACTG CCGGTTTTTGCAGGGTGCGGGTACGGATCCAGAAGATGTGGCAAAGATTAGGGAAGCTTTGCAGTCTGGTTCAAGTTACTGTGGGAGGTTGCTGAATTATAAAAAGGATGGGACCCAATTTTGGAATTTACTTACAATTGCACCCATTAAGGACGAAAATGggaaaattctcaaatttattGG AATGCAAGTGGAGGTGAGCAAGCATACAGAGGGACTAAAGGATAAGATGATCCGTCCCAATGGATTGCCTGAGTCTTTGATTCGATACGATG CTCGTCAGAAAGACATTGCTGCCAGTTCAGTGACTGAACTAGTGCAGGCAGTAAGAAAACCTCGAGCACTTAGCGAATCAACAAATCGTCCCTTCATCAGAAAATCAGGGGGTGGCAGGGAAGAGGAAGGACTAAATGCTTTCGGAAGGAGAAACTCGGAGACTATACCATCACATAGGCGAAATTCACATACAGGTCGTAGAATCTCAATGCAGCGGATCAGTGAGTTGCCTGAAAAGAAACCAAAGAAAACAAGTCGCCGTTCTTTCATGGG GCTTATTCGGAAAAGCCAAACAATAGATAATGAAAGCTTTGATGGTGGTGTTCTTGTGGATGATGATGAGAGTGAGGATGATGACAACTCTGATGTTGATGACAAAGTAAGACAGAAGGAAATGAGAAAGGGTATTGATCTTGCCACCACACTTGAACGCATAGAGAAAAATTTTGTCATTACTGATCCAAGGCTGCCTGATAATCCCATT ATATTCGCATCTGATAGCTTCTTAGAGCTTACAGAATACAGCCGAGAAGAAATCTTGGGAAGAAATTGCAG GTTTCTGCAAGGTCCTGAAACTGATCCGGCGACCGTGAAGAAAATAAGACAGGCAATTGACAACCAAACAGAAGTTACTGTACAGCTTATTAACTATACAAAAAGTG GCAAAAAGTTCTGGAACCTGTTTCATTTGCAGCCTATGCGTGATCAAAAG GGAGAAGTACAATACTTTATTGGGGTACAACTAGATGGAAGTCAGCATGTTGAGCCACTTAGTAATTGCATCCCAAAGGACACTGCAAAAGAGAGTGAAATACTG GTCAAAGAAACGGCAGGAAACGTTAATGAGGCAGTGAAAGAACTGCCAGATGCCAATTTG AAACCTGAAGATTTGTGGGCTAATCATTCAAAGGTGGTTTATCCAAAGCCTCATAAAAAGGATAGCCCCTCTTGGAAAGCTATAAAAAAG ATTCTAGATAGTGGAGAACAAATCGGATTGAAGCATTTTAGGCCCATAAAACCCTTGGGATCTGGTGATACTGGCAG TGTGCATTTGGTGGAATTGTGTGGAACTGGTCTTTACTTTGCCATGAAGGCTATGGACAAGAATGTTATGCTCAATCGTAACAAG GTGCATAGAGCTTGTGCAGAGAGGGAAATTCTTGACATGTTGGATCACCCATTTCTTCCTGCACTGTATGCCTCGTTTCAG ACTGGAACGCATGTTTGTTTGATAACTGATTACTGTCCTGGTGGAGAACTCTTCCTGCTTTTAGACAGACAACCCGCAAAGGTCTTGAAAGAAGGTGCTGTAAG ATTTTATGCGGCAGAGGTAATTGTTGCGTTGGAGTACCTTCACTGTCAAG GGATAATTTACAGAGATTTGAAGCCTGAAAATGTCCTACTACAGAGCAATGGACATGTGTCCTTGACAGACTTTGATTTATCATGTTTGACATCTTGCAAACCGCAG CTTTTAATTCCAAccccaaatgaaaagaaaaagcaacagAAAGCTCAACAGAATCCAATCTTCATGGCCGAACCCATGcgtgcatcaaattcttttgTTGGCACTGAAGAGTACATAGCTCCG GAAATCATAGCTGGGGCAGGCCATACTAGTGCAGTGGACTGGTGGGCTCTTG GCATTCTTCTATATGAAATGTTTTATGGATACACACCATTCAGGGGAAAGACAAGGCAAAAGACGTTCGCCAATATTCTTCACAAAGATCTTAAATTTCCAGGAAGTAAAGag GTAAGTCTCCAAGCGAAACAATTAATATATCGGTTGTTGCACAGAGATCCCAAGAACAGATTGGGATCCAGGGAAGGAGCAAATGAAGTTAAAAGACATCCATTCTTCCGCGGTGTCAACTGGGCTCTAGTTCGCTGCATG AACCCTCCAAAGCTCGATGCTCCTTTGTTTGAGACTACTGAAGATGAGAAGGTAGCTCAAGTTGTAGACCCTGAGATGCAGGATCTACAGACCAATATTTTCTga
- the LOC125421138 gene encoding pentatricopeptide repeat-containing protein At3g62470, mitochondrial, producing MNFPLKVKTLKSSWAGPSNLPLVRAGPSLPATWCSSQFQSFTFSHLNPLLHCHSATAATESISVQSNSFSLVHGPSMSLFLIQPSKVSKFLRRFPYSQPHSSFSHGFHSPFFTTQLRSAYPRRRTPPETRRRSRREQLLLPSRCLLPMSGLLYSPPHCGFNHPCCQIPFLLPHSSPFSLLQEELLTPIFSKTSKFRVFQTPNSDFLGKFVHFGENFSGFSSVSGGDADSNGETDIEDNDGGERDGNEGVGGNSGADPEEVERVCKVIDELFALDRNMEAVLDECGIDLSHDLVVDVLERFRHARKPAFRFFCWAGMKPGFSHNSRTYNSMMNILGKTRQFETMVSLLEEMGERGTLTMETFMIAIKAFAAAKERKKAVAVFELMKKYKFKVGVDTYNCLLDTLGRAKLGKEAQALYEKLKLRFTPDLQTYTVLINGWCEVKNLMEAGRLWNEMIEMGFKPDIVAYNVMLEGLLRSKKRSDAIKLFEVMKAKGPPPNVRSYTILIRDFCKQGKLEEAVEYFDEMVESGYRPDAAIYTCLITGFGNQKKMEMVYELLKEMKEKGCAPDGRTYNSLIKLMTNRRMPDDAMRIYKRMVRSGIEPTIHTYNMIMKSYFWTRNYDMGRAIWDEMIQMGICPDDNSYTVFIGGLISQGRSGEAYECLEEMIERGMKAPQLDYNKFAADFSRAGKPEILEELSQKMKFAGKFEVSNVFARWAEMMRKRIKRSDITKTGSQ from the coding sequence atGAACTTCCCTCTCAAAGTTAAAACACTAAAAAGTAGTTGGGCCGGCCCATCAAACTTACCGTTGGTTAGAGCGGGACCATCACTACCCGCAACCTGGTGCTCTTCCCAGTTCCAATCGTTTACCTTCTCACATCTGAATCCTCTTCTACACTGCCACTCTGCAACAGCTGCCACTGAATCCATTTCCGTCCAATCCAACTCTTTCTCTCTCGTTCATGGCCCTTCCATGTCTCTGTTTCTAATACAACCCAGTAAAGTTTCAAAGTTCCTCCGCCGCTTTCCGTACTCTCAACCTCACTCTTCCTTCTCACATGGCTTCCACTCTCCATTCTTCACCACCCAGCTACGCTCTGCGTATCCAAGACGACGAACACCACCAGAAACGCGAAGACGAAGCCGCCGAGAGCAACTGCTCCTTCCTAGTCGTTGCCTTTTGCCCATGTCTGGTTTGCTTTATTCTCCTCCTCATTGTGGTTTCAATCATCCTTGTTGTCAAATTCCATTTCTTTTGCCACACTcctctccattctctcttctaCAAGAAGAATTGCTAACACCCATCTTCAGTAAAACCTCGAAATTTCGAGTTTTTCAGACACCCAACAGTGATTTTCTTGGAAAATTTGTCCATTTTGGCGAAAATTTTAGTGGGTTTTCTAGTGTATCCGGTGGTGATGCAGATTCAAATGGTGAAACTGATATCGAGGACAATGATGGTGGCGAGAGAGATGGTAATGAGGGTGTTGGTGGTAATTCTGGTGCCGACCCAGAAGAGGTTGAGAGGGTCTGCAAGGTGATCGACGAATTGTTTGCACTGGATCGAAATATGGAGGCCGTTCTTGATGAATGTGGGATCGATTTGTCACATGATTTGGTCGTGGATGTGTTGGAACGGTTCCGACATGCTAGAAAACCAGCGTTTCGGTTCTTTTGCTGGGCGGGAATGAAACCTGGGTTTTCCCACAATTCGAGGACTTACAATTCGATGATGAACATTTTAGGCAAGACTAGACAGTTCGAGACCATGGTTTCTCTGCTTGAAGAAATGGGTGAAAGAGGAACTTTGACAATGGAGACTTTTATGATAGCTATTAAAGCTTTTGCTGCtgctaaagagagaaaaaaagctGTTGCGGTTTTTGAGCTGATGAAGAAGTACAAGTTTAAAGTGGGTGTAGATACTTATAACTGTTTGCTTGACACTCTTGGAAGAGCAAAGCTAGGGAAGGAAGCTCAAGCTCTTTATGAGAAGTTGAAATTGAGGTTTACTCCAGATTTACAAACTTATACTGTACTTATTAATGGCTGGTGCGAAGTGAAGAATTTGATGGAGGCTGGGAGGTTATGGAATGAGATGATTGAAATGGGATTCAAGCCTGATATAGTTGCTTATAATGTCATGCTTGAAGGGTTGTTGAGGAGTAAGAAGAGGTCTGATGCAATCAAGTTGTTTGAGGTCATGAAGGCCAAAGGTCCACCTCCTAATGTTAGAAGCTATACGATTTTGATTCGGGATTTCTGCAAGCAAGGAAAGTTGGAAGAAGCAGTTGAGTATTTTGATGAAATGGTTGAATCTGGGTACCGGCCTGACGCTGCAATTTACACATGTTTGATTACAGGTTTTGGAAATCAGAAGAAGATGGAAATGGTTTATGAATTGTTGAAAGAGATGAAGGAAAAAGGTTGTGCGCCTGATGGACGGACATATAATTCCCTAATCAAATTGATGACCAACCGCCGAATGCCAGATGATGCAATGAGGATTTACAAGAGAATGGTACGGAGTGGTATTGAACCAACAATACACACTTATAACATGATAATGAAATCTTATTTCTGGACAAGGAATTATGACATGGGTCGTGCAATATGGGACGAGATGATTCAGATGGGGATTTGTCCTGATGATAATTCCTATACTGTTTTCATTGGAGGGCTTATAAGTCAGGGAAGATCAGGAGAGGCTTATGAATGTTTAGAGGAAATGATAGAGAGAGGAATGAAAGCTCCGCAGCTTGATTACAACAAGTTTGCAGCCGATTTCTCTAGAGCCGGAAAGCCTGAAATACTTGAGGAGTTGTCTCAGAAGATGAAGTTTGCTGGAAAATTCGAAGTTTCCAATGTCTTTGCTAGGTGGGCTGAGATGATGAGGAAGAGAATTAAGAGAAGTGATATTACTAAAACTGGTAGCCAGTGA